One Desulfovibrio fairfieldensis genomic window carries:
- a CDS encoding host specificity factor TipJ family phage tail protein — protein MISVAHVLPDGTVKESFEMADGMTLEQAARTICPDSGGKFPAPVIAIVGSKPAVRELGDWEYPLGDGALVQFRQLALGGGGGGGSNPLQMVLQIAIIALAVATSVFLGPGAFGIAGLGLNSFVASLAGAGVMILGTMLMGQLFPQSLPQGQLSANAAAAASPTYSINASGNQARLYQPEPEGFGRMKIVPDFVANTWTQYVGNDQIGYFVYGIGRGRYEAESLQFGESVFWRDGELVEGSPYEIQDIQFVEPGQAVTIFPDNVIASDEVNGQELFAPNDAEYDGVIGPYTTNSPGTKTNKLLFDFVLQTGLGHYNDQGDLENYSVSWKIEYRAVDDFGNPGSEWAVLDTPSMTAATLTPQRLTKTYDVAEGRYQARVVRTSNTTGDGRTLDTLVWGAMRAILPGTYAYPISCIAFSIKASNALTQNASTRFSVIATRKLPLYDRATKTWSDETPTRSWAAAVAHVCKCEWGGRVSDANIDLDALWAIDEKLQARGWQYDSYIDGAYLVWPLLVEMCQSQCVIPRFVGPVLSFVMDAADRPPVFALTPRNIVRNSFSVTYATWSDETPDDVTVEYLDADYGYQQRDVTATLPESESREPSGLNILGITSREHAHKVAVAYAAHNRWQRVIVECQVEALGRVINRGDVCTVAHPRFRNTAAGAVAAWDEGGLEISLKRDMGRTGADTDEGDGYIALTRQDGSIWGPCKLAALEDSTAILDSADYATLLLQGQGNPFEWLTSGMDRLPTTWTLYTSRVYQRLMVVDSVTTQDFLHYSLKLLNYDDRIYQYGDMETPPWQGRGQIPVIETLDAPENLRGVIKAPETVTLVWMSVPGASWYEVETSATGESWVNLGRSNVTQMTVTVAPGVIYARVRAASDTLQSGWAMWEGDTSIPTPDAPAPVLDGEYAGASATISWEPVEHAEGYAVALKSGGQTLYTSRVASGPFEVTPEIQEGGPFRELECMVSAVGAAGSSPEATVALSDPAPVAPVDAEVVIGTSGVTLQSVTPDEAPDKTGYVIVRGDATDFTAAQAAELRQTAALPYVWDGLAAGTYYFRVAVKDAFFDLARNPLSLNWSPVLAVEISGGGDGQ, from the coding sequence GGGGGCGGCTCCAATCCGTTGCAAATGGTCTTGCAGATCGCCATCATCGCTCTGGCCGTGGCCACATCTGTTTTTTTGGGGCCTGGAGCATTCGGCATCGCGGGGCTTGGATTGAATTCTTTTGTCGCGAGTCTGGCCGGCGCGGGCGTCATGATTCTCGGCACCATGCTCATGGGGCAGCTCTTCCCCCAGAGCTTGCCGCAGGGACAACTCAGCGCCAATGCCGCGGCCGCCGCCAGCCCCACCTATTCCATCAACGCCTCGGGCAATCAGGCGCGCCTGTATCAGCCGGAGCCCGAAGGTTTCGGGCGCATGAAGATCGTGCCCGACTTTGTGGCCAACACCTGGACGCAGTATGTGGGCAATGACCAGATCGGCTATTTTGTTTACGGCATCGGACGCGGCCGCTACGAGGCGGAAAGCCTGCAATTCGGGGAAAGCGTTTTCTGGCGTGACGGCGAGCTGGTGGAAGGTTCCCCCTACGAGATCCAGGATATCCAGTTTGTGGAGCCGGGCCAGGCCGTGACCATTTTTCCGGACAACGTGATCGCCTCGGACGAAGTGAACGGCCAGGAGCTGTTTGCGCCCAACGATGCGGAATACGACGGGGTCATCGGGCCGTACACGACAAATTCGCCGGGCACAAAAACCAACAAGCTGCTGTTTGATTTTGTCCTGCAAACGGGCCTGGGCCATTACAATGATCAGGGCGACCTCGAAAACTACTCGGTCTCCTGGAAAATCGAATACCGGGCCGTGGATGATTTCGGCAACCCGGGGTCCGAGTGGGCCGTGCTCGATACGCCGTCCATGACCGCCGCCACGCTCACGCCCCAGCGCCTGACAAAGACTTACGATGTGGCCGAGGGCCGCTATCAGGCCCGCGTGGTCCGTACCTCCAACACCACGGGCGACGGCCGGACCCTGGATACCCTTGTCTGGGGAGCCATGCGGGCCATACTGCCCGGCACATACGCCTATCCCATTTCCTGCATTGCCTTCTCCATTAAGGCCTCCAACGCCCTGACGCAAAACGCCAGCACGCGGTTTTCCGTCATCGCCACGCGCAAGCTGCCGCTCTATGACCGGGCCACAAAAACGTGGAGCGACGAAACGCCCACCCGCTCCTGGGCCGCCGCTGTGGCTCATGTCTGCAAATGCGAGTGGGGCGGGCGGGTTTCCGACGCCAATATCGACCTGGACGCCCTCTGGGCCATCGACGAAAAGCTCCAGGCCAGGGGCTGGCAGTACGATTCCTATATCGACGGGGCCTATCTGGTCTGGCCGCTCCTTGTGGAGATGTGCCAGAGCCAGTGCGTCATCCCCCGTTTCGTCGGCCCGGTGCTCTCCTTTGTCATGGACGCCGCCGACAGGCCGCCGGTTTTCGCGCTCACGCCACGCAACATCGTCCGCAATTCTTTTTCCGTGACCTACGCGACATGGAGCGACGAGACGCCGGACGATGTAACCGTGGAGTATCTGGACGCGGATTACGGCTACCAGCAGCGGGACGTGACCGCCACCTTGCCGGAATCCGAGAGCCGTGAGCCGTCCGGCCTGAACATCCTGGGCATCACCAGCCGCGAGCACGCCCACAAGGTGGCCGTGGCCTATGCCGCGCATAACCGCTGGCAGCGCGTGATTGTGGAGTGCCAGGTGGAGGCCTTGGGCCGCGTTATCAACCGGGGCGACGTCTGCACAGTGGCCCACCCGCGCTTCAGGAATACGGCGGCCGGAGCCGTGGCGGCCTGGGATGAAGGCGGGCTGGAAATCAGCCTTAAACGGGACATGGGCCGGACCGGCGCGGATACGGATGAAGGCGATGGATATATCGCCCTGACCAGGCAGGACGGCTCCATCTGGGGGCCGTGCAAACTGGCGGCGCTGGAAGACTCCACGGCCATCCTGGACAGCGCCGATTATGCGACTCTGCTGCTCCAGGGCCAGGGCAACCCCTTTGAATGGCTTACCTCCGGCATGGACCGCCTGCCCACCACCTGGACGCTGTACACGTCGCGGGTCTACCAGCGGCTCATGGTGGTGGATTCCGTCACCACGCAGGATTTTTTGCACTACTCCCTCAAGCTGCTCAATTACGATGATCGCATCTACCAGTATGGCGATATGGAAACGCCACCCTGGCAGGGGCGCGGCCAGATTCCCGTGATTGAAACCCTTGATGCTCCCGAAAATCTTCGGGGCGTCATCAAGGCCCCTGAAACGGTAACACTGGTCTGGATGTCGGTTCCGGGAGCGTCCTGGTACGAGGTGGAAACCTCCGCCACGGGAGAGAGCTGGGTCAACCTCGGCCGCTCCAACGTCACGCAGATGACCGTCACGGTTGCGCCCGGCGTCATTTACGCCCGCGTGCGTGCGGCCTCCGACACCCTGCAAAGCGGCTGGGCCATGTGGGAGGGGGATACAAGCATCCCGACGCCGGACGCCCCGGCACCTGTCCTTGATGGCGAGTATGCGGGCGCGAGCGCCACAATCTCCTGGGAGCCGGTGGAACACGCCGAAGGCTATGCCGTGGCTCTCAAAAGCGGCGGCCAAACTCTATATACCAGCCGCGTGGCGTCCGGCCCGTTTGAGGTGACACCGGAAATACAGGAGGGCGGCCCCTTCCGGGAGCTTGAATGCATGGTCAGCGCCGTGGGCGCGGCAGGGTCTTCGCCGGAAGCGACGGTCGCGCTTTCCGACCCGGCCCCGGTCGCGCCGGTGGATGCGGAAGTTGTTATCGGGACATCCGGAGTGACGCTGCAATCGGTGACGCCGGACGAGGCCCCGGACAAAACCGGCTACGTCATCGTGCGCGGCGATGCGACGGACTTCACAGCGGCCCAGGCGGCAGAATTGCGGCAGACGGCGGCGTTGCCCTATGTCTGGGACGGTCTCGCGGCCGGAACATACTACTTTCGCGTTGCCGTAAAGGACGCCTTTTTCGACCTCGCCCGCAATCCGCTGAGCCTGAACTGGAGCCCGGTGCTGGCGGTGGAAATATCCGGAGGCGGCGATGGCCAGTGA